The following are encoded together in the Thermoplasmata archaeon genome:
- a CDS encoding NADH-quinone oxidoreductase subunit B family protein, translating to MGLSQRLVNWARIKSPWITLFNSGACNACDIEVIAALTPRFDVERFGILAQGSPRHADILIVTGPVTKKQAPRLRRIWEQMPEPKYVIAMGACGASGGVFRGLYHVVDGVENVIPVDVFVAGCPPRPDEIINAVVACLGLVKEDLAHGGKEWRQKKPTVIPRVETPPKEVTA from the coding sequence ATGGGCCTGAGCCAGCGCCTCGTCAACTGGGCACGCATCAAGTCGCCGTGGATCACCCTGTTCAACAGCGGCGCCTGCAACGCCTGCGACATCGAAGTGATCGCCGCCCTCACGCCCCGCTTCGACGTGGAGCGGTTCGGCATCCTGGCCCAGGGATCGCCCCGCCACGCGGACATCCTGATCGTGACCGGGCCGGTCACGAAGAAGCAGGCGCCCCGGCTGCGGCGGATCTGGGAGCAAATGCCCGAGCCAAAGTACGTGATCGCCATGGGCGCCTGCGGCGCCTCGGGCGGCGTGTTCCGAGGCCTCTACCACGTCGTGGACGGCGTGGAGAACGTGATCCCCGTGGACGTGTTCGTCGCGGGCTGCCCGCCGCGGCCCGACGAGATCATCAACGCGGTCGTCGCGTGCCTGGGCCTCGTCAAGGAGGACCTGGCCCATGGCGGCAAGGAGTGGCGACAGAAGAAGCCGACCGTGATCCCCCGCGTGGAGACGCCGCCCAAGGAGGTGACCGCATGA
- a CDS encoding NADH-quinone oxidoreductase subunit C has protein sequence MTEPALKPDAVQDALGDLGTVETVRWNRVKVSTKIEKVREAILRAQSLLACDHVVQISAVDNGKSFELIYHLTGPHRMVIALAIDIPRDKPEVPTTSDILPPAGIYERQIHDLLGIVFRGHPDLRRIILNEDWPANEFPLRKDWKMDPNKFYGGVPPEVK, from the coding sequence ATGACGGAGCCCGCCCTGAAGCCCGACGCGGTCCAAGACGCCCTCGGCGACCTGGGCACCGTGGAGACCGTGCGCTGGAACCGCGTCAAGGTGTCCACGAAGATCGAGAAGGTCCGGGAGGCGATCCTCCGTGCGCAGTCCCTCCTGGCCTGCGACCACGTGGTCCAGATTAGCGCCGTGGACAACGGGAAGTCGTTCGAGCTCATCTACCACCTCACGGGCCCGCACCGGATGGTCATCGCCCTGGCGATCGACATCCCGCGGGACAAGCCCGAGGTCCCGACGACGTCGGACATCCTGCCCCCCGCGGGCATCTACGAGCGGCAAATCCACGACCTCCTGGGGATCGTGTTCCGCGGCCACCCGGACCTGCGGCGGATCATCCTGAACGAGGACTGGCCCGCGAACGAGTTCCCCCTGAGGAAGGATTGGAAGATGGACCCGAACAAGTTCTACGGTGGCGTGCCGCCGGAGGTGAAGTGA
- a CDS encoding nickel-dependent hydrogenase large subunit — protein MTEVVVPIGPQHPALKEPVNFKVVADGETIVRLELDVSYNHRGIEKAAEQRDFVRVVPLLERVCGICSHSHTTVFVKGIEEAMKLQVPPRAQFIRTIVAELERMHSHFLWLGVAAHEVGFNTLFMWTWRDREAVQDMLEEMTGNRVNYGTNEVGGVRRDLSPDEIQAALKRLPRLEERIAKYAEMVSKEQTMLLRFKGVGKLSKEQILKLGAVGPTARASGVDYDIRRDDPYLAYADVPWKVITDTHGDVYGRTLVRIGELQQSLQIVRFCLEHIPAGPIRTNPPRAAPRTEILSRYEAPRGELVHFIRTNNTDRVERLDIRTPTLANWTSVAVSLVNQNLADIPVVVAAIDPCLSCTSRITVVNERGRRIGEMTWDELSEHGRAFYRARGRR, from the coding sequence ATGACCGAGGTCGTTGTGCCCATCGGGCCCCAGCACCCGGCGCTCAAGGAGCCCGTGAACTTCAAGGTCGTCGCCGACGGCGAGACGATCGTCCGCCTCGAGCTCGACGTGTCCTACAACCACCGCGGGATCGAGAAGGCCGCGGAGCAGCGGGACTTCGTCCGCGTCGTGCCCCTCCTGGAGCGGGTCTGCGGGATCTGCAGCCACAGCCACACCACGGTCTTCGTGAAGGGCATCGAGGAGGCCATGAAGCTCCAGGTGCCGCCGCGTGCCCAGTTCATCCGCACGATCGTCGCGGAGCTCGAGCGCATGCACTCCCACTTCCTCTGGCTCGGCGTCGCGGCCCACGAGGTCGGGTTCAACACGCTGTTCATGTGGACCTGGAGGGACCGGGAGGCCGTCCAGGACATGCTCGAGGAGATGACCGGCAACCGGGTCAACTACGGGACCAACGAGGTCGGCGGCGTCCGCCGCGACCTGTCGCCGGACGAGATCCAGGCGGCCCTGAAGCGCCTCCCCAGGCTCGAGGAGCGCATCGCGAAGTACGCGGAGATGGTCAGCAAGGAGCAGACGATGCTCCTCCGCTTCAAGGGCGTCGGCAAGCTCAGCAAGGAGCAGATCCTGAAGCTCGGCGCCGTGGGGCCCACGGCCCGCGCGAGCGGCGTGGATTACGACATCCGCCGCGACGATCCCTACCTCGCATACGCGGACGTGCCCTGGAAGGTCATCACGGACACGCACGGCGACGTCTACGGCCGCACGCTCGTCCGAATCGGCGAACTCCAGCAGAGCCTGCAAATCGTCCGTTTCTGTCTGGAGCACATCCCGGCGGGACCCATCCGCACGAACCCGCCGCGGGCCGCCCCGAGGACCGAGATCCTCTCCCGCTACGAAGCGCCGCGGGGCGAACTCGTCCACTTCATCCGGACGAACAACACGGACCGGGTGGAGCGGCTCGATATCCGCACGCCCACGTTGGCGAACTGGACGTCCGTCGCGGTGAGCCTCGTGAACCAGAACCTCGCGGACATCCCCGTGGTCGTGGCGGCGATCGACCCCTGCCTGTCCTGCACGTCGCGGATCACCGTGGTCAACGAGAGGGGGCGCCGCATCGGCGAGATGACCTGGGACGAGCTCAGCGAGCACGGACGCGCGTTCTACCGCGCCCGGGGGCGACGCTGA